In a single window of the Bacillus clarus genome:
- the atpF gene encoding F0F1 ATP synthase subunit B: MPTLLLGAAIPFGTIAYTLFVFLVLLVMLRKFAWGPLMGIMKEREEHVASEIDAAEMNHAEAKKLVEEQREMLKQSRVEAQELIERAKKQAVDQKDVIVAAAKEEAESIKASAVQEIQREKEQAIAALQEQVASLSVHIASKVIEKELKEEDQVKLIRDYIKEVGEAR; encoded by the coding sequence GTGCCAACTTTATTATTAGGAGCTGCCATTCCATTTGGAACGATTGCTTATACATTGTTCGTGTTCCTAGTTTTATTAGTAATGCTACGCAAATTTGCGTGGGGTCCTTTAATGGGAATTATGAAAGAACGTGAAGAGCATGTTGCTAGTGAAATCGATGCTGCAGAAATGAATCATGCAGAGGCGAAGAAATTAGTAGAAGAACAACGTGAAATGTTAAAACAGTCACGTGTCGAAGCACAAGAGTTAATCGAAAGAGCGAAAAAGCAAGCTGTAGATCAAAAGGATGTTATTGTTGCTGCTGCTAAAGAAGAAGCAGAATCAATTAAAGCATCTGCTGTACAAGAAATTCAACGCGAAAAAGAGCAAGCAATTGCTGCTCTGCAAGAACAAGTTGCTTCTTTATCTGTTCACATTGCTTCTAAAGTAATTGAAAAAGAGTTAAAAGAAGAAGATCAAGTGAAATTAATTCGCGATTATATTAAAGAAGTAGGAGAAGCGCGATGA
- the atpB gene encoding F0F1 ATP synthase subunit A gives MEHGKLVEFLGLTFDLSSVMMVTIAAVIVFLIAVIGTRSLALRPTGIQNFLEWVLDFAKGIINSTMDWKTGGRFLTLGVTLMMFIFVSNMLGLPFMYSTTEAGEHIAWWRSPTSDPAVTLTLAVMVVTLTHYYGIKMKGTKEYLKGFFQPMKFLFPLKVIEEFANTLTLGLRLFGNIYAGEILLGLLAKLGGASVLGALGAIVPMLAWMGFSVFVGSIQAFIFTMLTMVYMAHKVSHDH, from the coding sequence GTGGAACACGGTAAATTGGTTGAATTTCTAGGTTTAACGTTTGATTTATCCTCAGTTATGATGGTAACTATCGCAGCAGTTATAGTTTTCTTAATCGCTGTTATTGGGACTCGCAGCTTAGCTCTTCGTCCAACAGGAATACAAAACTTCCTTGAATGGGTGTTAGACTTTGCGAAAGGAATTATCAATAGTACAATGGACTGGAAAACAGGTGGACGCTTTTTAACACTCGGCGTGACACTTATGATGTTTATTTTCGTATCAAACATGCTCGGTCTACCATTCATGTATTCAACAACTGAGGCTGGCGAACACATTGCATGGTGGAGGTCGCCAACGTCTGACCCAGCAGTTACATTAACATTAGCCGTGATGGTAGTTACCCTCACCCATTATTATGGAATTAAGATGAAGGGTACAAAAGAATACTTAAAAGGGTTTTTCCAACCTATGAAGTTCTTATTTCCATTAAAGGTTATTGAAGAATTTGCTAACACATTAACGTTAGGTCTTCGTCTATTCGGTAACATTTATGCCGGCGAGATTTTATTAGGATTACTTGCTAAATTAGGTGGAGCTTCAGTACTTGGAGCATTAGGTGCGATTGTACCGATGTTAGCGTGGATGGGATTCAGTGTATTCGTTGGTTCAATCCAAGCGTTTATCTTTACAATGTTAACGATGGTTTATATGGCTCATAAAGTAAGTCATGACCATTAA
- a CDS encoding F0F1 ATP synthase subunit delta, with protein sequence MSNIVAKRYAVALFQIAKEKHVLEMFEEELRLVQNVFVKNGELHSFLTQPNISKEQKKTFLANVFSSVSESILNTLYILIDNKRIEIVPEIADEYVTLANEERNVADATVYSIRLLSEEEKLNVAEAFAKRTGKDAIRIKNVVDEDLLGGIKVRIGNRIYDGSLQGKLARIQRELMKNR encoded by the coding sequence ATGAGCAATATTGTAGCAAAACGTTATGCTGTCGCTCTTTTTCAAATTGCAAAAGAAAAACATGTATTAGAAATGTTTGAAGAGGAATTACGCCTTGTACAAAACGTTTTTGTAAAGAACGGAGAACTACATAGCTTTTTAACGCAACCGAACATTTCGAAAGAACAGAAAAAAACGTTCCTTGCTAACGTCTTCTCTTCTGTTTCTGAATCGATTTTAAATACGTTATATATTTTAATTGATAACAAACGCATTGAAATTGTACCTGAAATTGCAGATGAATATGTTACTCTTGCTAATGAAGAACGTAACGTAGCGGATGCAACTGTTTATTCAATTCGTCTTCTATCAGAAGAAGAAAAGCTTAATGTTGCAGAAGCATTTGCAAAGAGAACGGGAAAAGATGCAATTCGCATAAAAAACGTTGTAGATGAAGATTTACTAGGCGGCATTAAAGTACGCATTGGAAATCGCATTTATGATGGAAGTTTACAAGGCAAGTTAGCACGTATTCAGCGTGAACTAATGAAGAATAGATAG
- the atpE gene encoding F0F1 ATP synthase subunit C, which yields MSLGVIAAAIAIGLSALGAGIGNGLIVSRTIEGVARQPELKGALQTIMFIGVALVEALPIIGVVIAFIVMNK from the coding sequence ATGAGTTTAGGTGTAATCGCAGCTGCAATTGCAATTGGTTTATCAGCATTAGGTGCAGGTATTGGTAACGGTCTTATCGTATCACGTACAATCGAAGGTGTTGCTCGTCAACCAGAATTAAAAGGCGCACTTCAAACAATTATGTTCATCGGGGTTGCATTAGTTGAGGCACTTCCAATCATCGGTGTAGTTATTGCATTCATCGTAATGAACAAATAA
- the atpG gene encoding F0F1 ATP synthase subunit gamma, with protein MASLRDIKAKINSTKKTSQITKAMEMVSASKLNRAEQNAKSFVPYMEKIQEVVASIAQGSKGINHPMLTARPVKRTGYIVITSDRGLAGGYNSNVLRTVSNVIRERHNMDSNQYSIIALGRLGRDYLKRRGFNIIDEVVGLSDHPSFTDIKDLASRAIAMFADGAYDELYIYYNHYVSKISQEVTENKILPLTEVTSDKPTTAYEFEPSEEEILKVLLPQYAESLVYGALLDGKASEHAARMTAMKSATDNAMEVIDSLTLSFNRARQAAITQEITEIVGGAAALE; from the coding sequence GTGGCATCTTTACGCGATATAAAAGCGAAGATTAACTCGACGAAGAAAACGAGTCAAATTACGAAAGCGATGGAGATGGTATCTGCATCTAAGTTAAACCGTGCAGAGCAAAATGCTAAATCTTTCGTTCCGTATATGGAAAAGATTCAAGAAGTAGTAGCGAGCATTGCGCAAGGAAGCAAAGGAATTAATCATCCAATGCTAACAGCGCGTCCTGTAAAACGTACAGGATACATCGTTATTACATCTGATCGCGGACTAGCAGGTGGTTATAACAGTAACGTATTACGTACAGTAAGTAACGTAATTCGTGAACGTCATAATATGGATTCAAACCAATATTCAATTATTGCGCTTGGACGACTAGGACGTGATTACTTAAAACGTCGCGGCTTTAACATCATTGATGAAGTAGTTGGACTATCTGATCATCCATCATTTACTGATATTAAAGATCTTGCTTCTCGAGCAATTGCGATGTTCGCAGATGGTGCTTATGATGAGCTGTACATTTACTACAATCATTATGTAAGTAAAATTTCACAAGAAGTAACGGAAAATAAAATTTTACCGCTTACGGAAGTGACGTCTGACAAACCGACGACAGCTTATGAATTCGAACCTTCTGAAGAAGAAATTTTAAAAGTATTATTGCCACAATACGCAGAGAGCTTAGTGTACGGTGCATTACTAGACGGTAAAGCAAGTGAGCACGCGGCGCGTATGACAGCAATGAAGAGTGCTACAGACAACGCGATGGAAGTTATCGATTCACTTACACTTTCATTCAACCGTGCTCGTCAAGCAGCGATTACGCAAGAAATTACGGAAATCGTTGGTGGAGCAGCAGCGTTAGAATAG
- the atpA gene encoding F0F1 ATP synthase subunit alpha, whose amino-acid sequence MSIRAEEISALIKQQIENYQSEIEVSDVGTVIQVGDGIARAHGLDNVMAGELVEFSNGVMGLAQNLEENNVGIIILGPYTEIREGDEVRRTGRIMQVPVGKELIGRVVNPLGQPVDGLGPINTTSTRPIESPAPGVMDRKSVHEPLQTGIKAIDALVPIGRGQRELIIGDRQTGKTAVALDTIINQKDEDMVCIYVAIGQKESTVRNVVETLRKHGALEYTIVVTASASQPAPLLYLAPYAGVTMGEEFMYNGKHVLVVYDDLSKQAAAYRELSLLLRRPPGREAYPGDVFYLHSRLLERAAKLSDAKGGGSLTALPFIETQAGDVSAYIPTNVISITDGQIFLQSDLFFSGVRPAIDAGTSVSRVGGSAQIKAMSKVSGTLRLDLASYRELEAFAQFGSDLDKATQAKLNRGARTVEVLKQGLHKPLRVEKQVIILYALTRGFLDDIPVVDITRFEEELHAWLDSNAAELLSEIRTTKKLADDDKFAAAINGFKKVFVASE is encoded by the coding sequence ATGAGCATCAGAGCTGAAGAAATTAGCGCACTGATAAAGCAACAAATCGAGAACTATCAGTCTGAAATCGAAGTTAGTGATGTTGGTACAGTTATCCAAGTTGGTGACGGTATCGCGCGTGCTCATGGTCTTGATAACGTTATGGCTGGAGAACTTGTAGAGTTCTCTAACGGCGTTATGGGGCTAGCACAAAACTTAGAGGAAAACAACGTAGGTATCATTATTTTAGGACCTTACACGGAAATCCGTGAAGGCGATGAAGTTCGTCGTACTGGTCGCATCATGCAAGTACCAGTGGGTAAAGAACTAATCGGTCGTGTTGTAAACCCATTAGGTCAACCAGTAGATGGTTTAGGCCCAATTAATACAACAAGCACTCGTCCAATCGAAAGTCCAGCACCAGGTGTAATGGATCGTAAATCTGTTCATGAGCCACTTCAAACAGGTATTAAAGCGATCGATGCTCTTGTACCAATTGGTCGTGGTCAACGTGAGTTAATCATCGGTGACCGTCAAACAGGTAAAACAGCAGTTGCACTTGATACAATCATTAATCAAAAAGATGAAGATATGGTTTGTATTTACGTTGCTATTGGACAAAAAGAGTCTACAGTACGTAACGTTGTAGAAACACTACGTAAGCACGGTGCATTAGAGTACACAATCGTTGTAACAGCATCAGCTTCTCAACCAGCTCCATTATTATACTTAGCTCCTTACGCTGGTGTAACAATGGGTGAAGAGTTCATGTACAATGGTAAACACGTATTAGTAGTATATGATGACTTATCAAAACAAGCGGCAGCTTATCGTGAGCTTTCATTACTATTACGTCGTCCTCCAGGTCGTGAAGCGTATCCAGGGGATGTATTCTACTTACATTCTCGCTTATTAGAGCGTGCAGCAAAATTAAGTGATGCAAAAGGCGGCGGTTCTTTAACTGCATTACCTTTCATCGAAACACAAGCAGGGGACGTATCAGCTTACATCCCAACAAACGTAATCTCTATTACAGATGGACAAATCTTCTTACAATCTGACTTATTCTTCTCTGGTGTTCGCCCAGCGATTGATGCAGGTACTTCTGTATCTCGTGTTGGTGGATCTGCTCAGATTAAAGCAATGAGTAAAGTATCAGGTACACTTCGTCTTGACCTTGCATCGTACCGTGAGTTAGAAGCGTTCGCTCAGTTCGGTTCTGACCTTGATAAAGCAACACAAGCGAAATTAAATCGTGGTGCTCGTACAGTTGAAGTATTAAAACAAGGATTACACAAACCGTTACGTGTAGAGAAACAAGTTATCATTCTTTACGCTTTAACACGTGGATTCCTAGATGATATCCCAGTAGTAGATATCACTCGTTTTGAAGAAGAACTCCATGCTTGGTTAGATTCAAATGCAGCTGAATTATTAAGCGAAATCCGCACAACTAAGAAACTTGCGGATGACGACAAATTTGCAGCAGCAATCAATGGATTTAAAAAAGTATTCGTAGCTTCTGAATAA